In Pseudoalteromonas marina, a genomic segment contains:
- a CDS encoding TonB-dependent receptor — protein MELSNKMNLRLSLITAALLPLMSAPFSANADDSDIEKIVVTGDFQRETIQTLSASASLLSEEEISLRGASYLDEILGSAANVNFTAGASRGRFIQIRGVGLRSQFVDPINPSVGLVIDGINYSGLGGSSLLFDINQVEIYRGPQGTRFGADGMAGMIQMQSAKATSDPSLKLHFGAGTYNSHEAGLAASTGLTDDTTARVSYFRRKSDGYVDNLYLNESTQNQDEQVARFKLNSQLTENLNTELNFHYIDINNGYDAFTLDNSRDSVADEPGQDNQKSYAVGIANTYTGFDKFDVSLNVSAIDSELLYSYDEDWVCNDINEPQLCAAGLHPWGYSSTDIYNRDRDDQSANLQFNDKTGNWVAGLYYQNRDVDLERQYTWLASPFASTYETSNIALYGQVATPIGPKTTLITGLRVEQYQGDYTDSNGFIQETDDVMLGGKVALEYQVIDRTMIYASITRGYKAGGINSEALAKAKDEGLNLDANFFQQHTSFDPEYLWSGEFGVKGSSLDDALTLRLAAFYMHRDDIQLKAWQVEGQQFTGYVDNASSGSNYGLEIEGNYRLTDNLLLTGSAGYLDTEIDNFVTQSGLNQDGREQAQSPKYQYAFTARYNFTNAFYAMVGIEGKDDYYFSDSHNSKAPNSNLVNLSFGYDADMWSVRAWARNVFDEAVPTRGFEFGNDPLDGYETHTYTQLGEPRVAGITFTLEL, from the coding sequence ATGGAGTTAAGTAACAAAATGAACTTACGTTTGTCTTTAATCACTGCCGCACTTTTGCCGCTAATGAGTGCCCCTTTTTCAGCTAATGCTGATGATAGCGACATAGAAAAAATAGTGGTCACCGGTGACTTTCAACGAGAAACTATTCAAACTTTAAGTGCCAGTGCAAGTTTACTCAGTGAAGAAGAAATAAGCCTACGTGGTGCAAGTTACTTAGACGAAATATTAGGCAGTGCCGCTAACGTAAACTTCACTGCGGGTGCGTCTCGTGGGCGTTTTATACAAATTCGTGGCGTGGGTTTACGCTCACAATTTGTTGATCCTATTAACCCTTCGGTTGGTTTAGTTATTGATGGCATTAACTACTCTGGCCTTGGTGGCAGTTCATTATTATTTGATATTAACCAAGTAGAAATTTACCGTGGACCTCAAGGAACACGCTTTGGTGCAGACGGCATGGCCGGTATGATCCAAATGCAATCAGCTAAAGCAACTAGCGATCCGAGTTTAAAACTGCACTTTGGTGCTGGCACATACAACAGCCATGAAGCAGGCCTTGCAGCAAGTACTGGTTTGACCGACGATACAACGGCTCGTGTTAGTTACTTTCGCAGAAAATCTGACGGCTACGTAGACAACTTATACCTGAACGAGTCAACACAAAATCAAGACGAGCAAGTTGCACGCTTCAAATTAAACTCTCAGCTTACTGAAAACCTAAACACTGAGTTAAATTTTCATTATATTGATATAAACAATGGTTACGATGCCTTTACGCTCGACAATAGCCGCGACAGCGTTGCGGATGAACCAGGTCAAGATAACCAAAAAAGTTACGCGGTAGGTATTGCTAACACTTACACGGGTTTCGATAAATTTGATGTAAGCCTTAATGTTTCAGCAATCGATAGCGAGTTACTCTATAGCTACGATGAAGACTGGGTTTGTAATGATATTAACGAGCCGCAACTTTGTGCTGCAGGCTTACACCCTTGGGGTTATAGCTCTACTGATATTTACAATCGCGATCGCGATGATCAATCAGCTAACTTACAGTTTAACGATAAAACTGGTAACTGGGTTGCGGGTCTTTATTATCAAAACCGCGATGTTGATTTAGAGCGCCAATACACGTGGCTTGCAAGCCCATTTGCCTCTACTTATGAAACCAGCAATATTGCATTGTATGGCCAAGTAGCAACCCCTATTGGCCCAAAAACCACCTTAATAACAGGCCTACGTGTTGAGCAATACCAAGGTGATTACACCGACAGTAACGGTTTTATACAAGAAACCGACGATGTTATGCTCGGTGGTAAAGTTGCGCTTGAGTATCAAGTAATAGATCGCACTATGATCTACGCAAGTATTACGCGTGGTTACAAAGCCGGTGGTATTAACTCTGAAGCGCTTGCAAAAGCAAAAGATGAAGGCCTAAACCTAGACGCTAACTTTTTTCAACAGCACACCAGCTTCGACCCTGAATACTTATGGAGCGGTGAGTTTGGAGTTAAAGGATCATCACTCGATGATGCTTTAACACTTCGCCTTGCGGCATTTTATATGCACCGCGACGACATACAGTTAAAAGCATGGCAAGTTGAAGGCCAGCAGTTTACAGGCTACGTTGATAACGCAAGCTCTGGTAGTAACTACGGCCTTGAAATTGAAGGTAACTACCGACTCACCGACAACCTATTATTAACCGGTAGCGCTGGTTACTTAGACACAGAAATAGATAACTTTGTAACGCAATCTGGTTTAAACCAAGATGGCCGTGAACAAGCCCAATCGCCTAAGTACCAATATGCATTTACTGCACGCTATAATTTTACCAATGCTTTCTATGCCATGGTTGGTATTGAAGGGAAAGACGATTACTACTTCTCAGACAGCCATAACTCAAAAGCGCCTAACAGCAACTTAGTTAACTTAAGCTTTGGTTACGACGCTGACATGTGGTCAGTTCGTGCATGGGCACGCAATGTGTTTGATGAAGCTGTGCCGACGCGTGGTTTTGAGTTCGGTAACGACCCACTTGATGGCTACGAAACGCATACCTACACACAATTAGGTGAGCCAAGAGTAGCGGGTATAACGTTTACGTTAGAGCTGTAA
- a CDS encoding acyl-CoA thioesterase, with the protein MTFKVDFKVRHYECDLQGIVNNSVYFNYLEHARHEFLFANGVDFALLAKQKVNLVVIRSEVDYKHSLVPEDEFYVSVKPVRLSRLKFAFEQTIVRKHDQQVMLKAKVIGTAVNEKGRPFLPPEMQTLFNNNDLS; encoded by the coding sequence ATGACTTTTAAAGTTGATTTTAAAGTACGTCATTACGAATGCGATTTACAAGGGATCGTTAATAACAGTGTTTATTTTAATTATTTAGAACATGCTCGCCATGAATTCCTATTTGCAAACGGGGTTGACTTTGCATTACTTGCTAAGCAAAAGGTTAATTTAGTTGTGATTCGTAGTGAAGTTGATTACAAGCACTCATTGGTGCCAGAAGATGAGTTTTATGTGTCTGTAAAGCCCGTTCGTCTAAGTCGTTTAAAGTTTGCGTTTGAGCAAACTATTGTACGTAAACACGACCAGCAAGTGATGCTTAAAGCAAAAGTAATAGGTACTGCCGTTAACGAAAAAGGGCGTCCTTTTTTACCACCCGAAATGCAAACCCTATTCAACAATAATGATTTAAGCTAA
- a CDS encoding META domain-containing protein, with protein MKLAAIPMLVIGLCVGCASTGTVTSEQLKYTQWQLSTIDDLALEEQYTASVSFIEALQVNGFAGCNRFFGEGELNESSLSVQKVGMTRKSCGEKTDKFEQQFLKTLKQGATLSMQGQKLVMQGEQKFVFVAK; from the coding sequence ATGAAATTAGCAGCAATACCGATGCTTGTAATCGGTTTATGTGTTGGTTGCGCATCAACAGGGACCGTTACCAGTGAGCAGCTAAAGTACACACAATGGCAATTATCTACAATTGATGATTTAGCCTTAGAGGAGCAATATACGGCCTCCGTTAGCTTTATAGAAGCGCTTCAAGTAAATGGATTTGCAGGATGTAACCGATTTTTTGGTGAGGGTGAACTTAACGAAAGTAGCCTTAGTGTGCAAAAAGTTGGAATGACCCGAAAATCTTGCGGCGAAAAAACAGATAAGTTTGAACAGCAGTTTTTAAAAACGTTAAAGCAAGGTGCAACGCTTAGCATGCAAGGTCAAAAATTAGTTATGCAAGGCGAGCAAAAGTTTGTATTTGTTGCTAAATAA